A part of Pectinatus sottacetonis genomic DNA contains:
- a CDS encoding Rqc2 family fibronectin-binding protein — protein sequence MGIDGFSLYAVIYELNNLLSGGRIDKISQPRRSDVYISVRLPGVTHILHISIDPRIASMTIVNKSPENPPEPPAFCMLLRKQLEGGRIAKIYQVGLDRIAVIEVDSLGTGGLLVTKKIYVELMGKYSNIILTQNNIIIDSLRRVGTNSSRVRTVLPQQEYFTPPKQNSINVLTDINQFITLIKENTAEKLYKAVLNAGDGFGPVTVKELLFLAGLPLDITVEKLDDNDYLSLSKAIEEIVKIYYDKDFVPTLITNDNNKIIAMAAFPLDGFSPYISQKFVTMSQMLENAHKLVDDYVSPMKEQLKKIAANELNKQSGKEKKLLKEWHHSQNAADEKIKADNIMTYQYEFKDHADNEIIVPDIYDTDSGLIKIPMDRKLTVLQNMQKYYHKYDKLRRAQKILAKQLDECKKNMEYLATIEAALVSSDGIAELTDIKNELIKGGYMRAEKRKKMSVQPSKPFEFLLNSGITILIGKNNFQNDKLTLKTAQPDDMWFHTKDIPGSHVIVKTEGTVPDIATIKEAALLAAYFSKGRISSKVPVDYTYCRFVKKPSGAKPGFVIFTNNKTIYVTPDKEKINSFLRNKI from the coding sequence ATGGGAATTGATGGTTTTTCTCTTTATGCAGTTATATACGAACTTAATAATTTATTGAGCGGAGGACGTATCGATAAAATTAGTCAGCCACGCAGATCAGATGTATATATATCTGTGCGACTACCGGGTGTAACACATATTTTACATATTTCTATAGATCCACGTATTGCTTCTATGACTATTGTAAATAAATCACCGGAAAATCCACCTGAACCACCTGCTTTTTGTATGCTTTTACGAAAACAGCTTGAAGGTGGGCGGATTGCCAAAATTTATCAGGTGGGATTGGATCGAATTGCAGTTATAGAAGTGGACAGTTTAGGAACTGGCGGATTGTTAGTAACAAAGAAAATTTATGTGGAATTAATGGGAAAGTATAGTAACATTATACTTACTCAAAATAATATTATAATAGATTCATTACGTCGTGTGGGAACAAATAGTAGCCGTGTCCGTACTGTTTTACCGCAGCAGGAATATTTTACTCCGCCGAAGCAAAATAGCATTAATGTCCTCACTGATATAAATCAGTTTATTACCCTGATAAAAGAAAATACTGCGGAAAAATTATATAAAGCTGTTTTAAATGCAGGAGACGGTTTTGGTCCAGTGACAGTAAAAGAATTATTATTTTTGGCAGGACTTCCCCTTGATATCACAGTAGAAAAACTTGATGATAATGATTATTTATCATTATCCAAGGCTATAGAGGAAATTGTTAAGATTTATTATGACAAGGATTTTGTCCCGACACTAATAACAAATGACAATAATAAAATCATTGCCATGGCAGCATTCCCTTTAGATGGTTTTTCTCCATATATCAGCCAGAAATTTGTAACAATGAGTCAAATGCTGGAAAATGCGCATAAATTAGTTGATGATTATGTTTCCCCAATGAAAGAGCAATTAAAAAAAATAGCAGCCAATGAGCTTAATAAGCAAAGTGGTAAAGAAAAAAAACTGCTGAAGGAATGGCATCATTCGCAAAATGCAGCTGATGAAAAAATAAAAGCGGACAATATTATGACTTATCAGTATGAGTTTAAAGATCATGCTGATAATGAAATTATTGTTCCTGACATATATGATACAGACAGTGGGCTGATAAAGATACCAATGGATCGAAAATTGACCGTATTACAAAATATGCAAAAGTACTATCATAAATATGACAAATTACGACGGGCCCAAAAAATATTAGCTAAACAGCTTGACGAATGTAAAAAGAATATGGAATATCTTGCTACAATAGAAGCTGCGCTTGTTTCTTCAGATGGTATTGCAGAATTGACTGACATAAAAAATGAATTGATTAAGGGCGGCTATATGAGAGCAGAAAAACGTAAAAAAATGTCAGTGCAGCCTTCCAAGCCCTTTGAATTTTTATTAAACAGCGGTATAACAATATTAATTGGCAAAAATAATTTTCAAAACGATAAACTAACTTTAAAAACAGCCCAACCGGATGATATGTGGTTTCACACCAAAGATATACCCGGTTCGCATGTTATCGTAAAAACCGAAGGTACCGTCCCGGATATTGCAACAATAAAAGAAGCAGCGCTGTTGGCAGCTTATTTTTCTAAGGGAAGAATCTCTTCTAAGGTGCCGGTAGATTATACATACTGCCGATTTGTAAAAAAACCGTCTGGAGCTAAACCGGGATTTGTTATTTTTACTAATAATAAAACAATATATGTAACACCTGACAAAGAGAAAATAAATTCTTTTTTGAGAAATAAAATTTAA
- a CDS encoding tRNA 2-thiocytidine biosynthesis TtcA family protein, whose translation MKINIPQQYFSKLMRAIVEFDLINNNDNILIGLSGGKDSLFLTYALAVLRERLNKKFQLRAITINPLFTNDFNTSTLYDFCCKLGINYSVHKVNIKKAITDSGKKPCFTCAYFRRGAINRIALEKGCNKVAYAHHHDDAVETFFMNLLYSGQIKTFTPSTYLNKTKLTVIRPLIYFREKETRDAVKYHGVTPLASPCPIDGKTMRQNTKDLIINMNKKYPFFYEHLSAALRENAIGSLWPAVLNRKEMKKKYDNFIQ comes from the coding sequence ATGAAGATAAATATACCCCAGCAATACTTCAGCAAACTTATGCGTGCTATTGTGGAATTTGATCTAATAAATAACAATGACAATATTTTAATCGGTTTATCCGGTGGTAAGGACAGCTTATTTCTGACTTATGCATTAGCTGTTTTACGTGAACGTCTTAATAAAAAATTCCAATTACGAGCAATTACTATTAATCCGTTGTTTACAAATGATTTTAACACATCTACTTTATATGATTTTTGCTGCAAACTCGGAATAAATTACTCTGTTCATAAAGTCAATATAAAAAAAGCCATTACAGACAGCGGAAAAAAACCTTGTTTTACCTGTGCTTATTTTCGCCGCGGGGCAATAAACCGTATTGCTTTGGAAAAAGGATGTAATAAAGTTGCCTATGCCCATCACCATGATGATGCTGTAGAAACATTTTTTATGAATTTATTATACTCAGGGCAAATAAAGACTTTTACTCCTTCCACATATCTTAATAAAACCAAATTGACAGTAATTCGTCCCTTGATTTACTTTCGTGAAAAAGAAACCCGTGATGCGGTAAAGTATCATGGCGTAACACCCCTTGCTTCTCCCTGTCCTATAGACGGCAAAACAATGCGCCAGAACACAAAGGACCTTATCATCAACATGAATAAAAAATATCCTTTTTTTTATGAACATTTATCAGCTGCACTCAGAGAAAACGCCATTGGCAGTTTGTGGCCTGCTGTTTTAAATCGTAAAGAAATGAAGAAAAAATATGATAATTTTATCCAATGA